From Fusarium oxysporum f. sp. lycopersici 4287 chromosome 10, whole genome shotgun sequence, the proteins below share one genomic window:
- a CDS encoding CMGC/DYRK/PRP4 protein kinase, with product MRAQSDIESPRTPRSGMSTASGGGILLTRGADIASPRSPGSHIEMSPGGINFLDDRNLMNSHGKAQPDEEDGPSAADYDPTGDMKEDERRHELRHGNVVLHGEQHPIATEQQPQEDVQEESTEKTGGDDDDDDFDMFAEDFDEEKYATKPVEPVAPIEGDGKAPDVPAIKGGILEGDDKDGYYKIRIGEVLNGRYQIQAALGRGMFSGVARAVDITTKELVAIKMMRNNDALRKGGYTEIAILEKLNEADPEGRKHIIKFIRQFDYKGHLCMVFENLSMNLREVLRKFGNNVGINLGATRAYAYQIFVALAHMRKCSIIHADLKPDNILVNESHNVLKICDLGTAIDKTDAATAHMDVTPYLVSRFYRAPEIILGIPYDYAVDMWSIGCTLYEMYTGKILFAGDSNNQMLKAIMEIRGRLTPKLFKRGQLSPAHFDDKGQFVSIERDKVLGKTTVRTMAVVKPTRDLRTRLMAASSGMNDAETRDLNHFIDLLEHCLTLNPDKRMKPADALRHPFFTTRAGHVRR from the exons ATGAGAGCACAGTCCGACATTGAAAGCCCCCGCACTCCCCGTTCAGGTATGTCAACAGCATCTGGTGGAGGGATCTTATTGACCAGAGGTGCAGATATCGCATCACCGCGCTCTCCCGGATCACATATCGAAATGTCTCCTGGGGGTATCAACTTCCTCGATGACAGAAACCTGATGAACAGCCACGGGAAGGCTCAGCCAGACGAGGAGGATGGCCCCTCAGCCGCTGACTACGATCCTACTGGAGACATGAAGGAGGATGAACGACGACATGAGCTCCGGCACGGAAACGTCGTACTTCATGGTGAGCAGCATCCCATTGCAACGGAACAACAGCCACAGGAAGATGTTCAAGAAGAGTCTACCGAAAAGACCGGcggtgatgacgacgatgatgacttcGATATGTTTGCGGAAGACTTTGACGAGGAAAAGTATGCCACAAAACCTGTCGAGCCGGTCGCGCCTATCGAGGGCGACGGCAAGGCCCCTGATGTCCCAGCTATCAAGGGAGGTATTCTCGAAGGTGACGACAAAGATGGCTACTACAAGATTCGTATCGGTGAAGTCTTGAATGGTCGGTATCAGATCCAGGCAGCACTGGGAAGGGGTATGTTCTCAGGGGTAGCCCGTGCCGTCGACATCACCACGAAGGAGCTCGTCGCTATCAAGATGATGCGAAACAATGATGCCCTCCGAAAGGGAGGATACACAGAGATTGCTATtctggagaagctcaacgagGCCGACCCTGAGGGTCGCAAGCACATCATCAAGTTTATCCGCCAGTTCGACTACAAGGGCCATCTGTGCATGGTATTCGAGAACCTGAGCATGAACCTGCGAGAGGTTTTGCGAAAGTTTGGTAACAATGTGGGTATCAATCTTGGAGCGACGCGAGCATACGCATACCAGATCTTTGTCGCTCTCGCGCACATGCGAAAGTGCAGTATCATTCATGCTGATCTCAAGCCGGACAACATCTTG GTAAACGAGAGTCACAACGTGCTAAAGATCTGTGATTTGGGTACGGCTATCGACAAGACGGATGCGGCGACAGCGCATATGGATGTCACTCCATACCTCGTCAGTCGATTCTATCGAGCGCCGGAGATTATTCTGGGCATTCCTTACGATTACGCCGTCGACATGTGGTCCATCGGCTGCACGTTGTATGAGATGTACACCGGCAAAATCCTCTTTGCTGGAGACAGCAACAATCAGATGCTCAAGGCAATTATGGAGATCAGAGGAAGGTTAACGCCGAAGTTGTTCAAGCGTGGTCAACTATCGCCAGCTCATTTCGACGACAAGGGACAATTCGTCAGCATCGAACGAGACAAGGTTCTCGGCAAG ACAACCGTCCGAACGATGGCGGTGGTAAAGCCAACTCGGGATCTACGGACAAGACTAATGGCTGCGTCGTCAGGGATGAATGACGCGGAAACGAGGGATCTGAACCACTTCATTGATCTCCTCGAGCACTGTCTTACACTCAATCCCGACAAAAGGATGAAGCCGGCTGATGCACTGCGCCATCCCTTCTTTACTACACGGGCGGGACATGTACGTCGGTAA
- a CDS encoding CMGC/DYRK/PRP4 protein kinase, which translates to MSKGTTVGEASRAQGHHAKPEQGLTNGHGTSKASQQEPAAQKEPERKSEPEPEPDYEEPEPFDEEAEIERRRKRREEILAKHSSATPLLLHAVGAAASKAHGASPASTTPDTPMRAQSDIESPRTPRSDIASPRSPGSHIEMSPGGINFLDDRNLMNSHGKAQPDEEDGPSAADYDPTGDMKEDERRHELRHGNVVLHGEQHPIATEQQPQEDVQEESTEKTGGDDDDDDFDMFAEDFDEEKYATKPVEPVAPIEGDGKAPDVPAIKGGILEGDDKDGYYKIRIGEVLNGRYQIQAALGRGMFSGVARAVDITTKELVAIKMMRNNDALRKGGYTEIAILEKLNEADPEGRKHIIKFIRQFDYKGHLCMVFENLSMNLREVLRKFGNNVGINLGATRAYAYQIFVALAHMRKCSIIHADLKPDNILVNESHNVLKICDLGTAIDKTDAATAHMDVTPYLVSRFYRAPEIILGIPYDYAVDMWSIGCTLYEMYTGKILFAGDSNNQMLKAIMEIRGRLTPKLFKRGQLSPAHFDDKGQFVSIERDKVLGKTTVRTMAVVKPTRDLRTRLMAASSGMNDAETRDLNHFIDLLEHCLTLNPDKRMKPADALRHPFFTTRAGHVRR; encoded by the exons ATGTCCAAGGGAACGACTGTAGGAGAGGCTTCACGCGCCCAAGGACATCATGCTAAACCTGAACAAGGCCTTACAAATGGACATGGCACTTCCAAGGCTTCTCAGCA GGAGCCAGCAGCTCAGAAGGAACCCGAACGAAAATCGGAACCTGAGCCAGAGCCCGACTACGAAGAGCCAGAGCCTTTTGACGAAGAAGCTGAAATTGAGCGACGCCGCAAGCGACGTGAGGAGATTCTGGCTAAGCACAGTTCTGCAactcctctccttctccatgCTGTAGGTGCTGCTGCAAGTAAAGCTCACGGAGCTTCTCCTGCGTCCACCACGCCCGACACGCCCATGAGAGCACAGTCCGACATTGAAAGCCCCCGCACTCCCCGTTCAG ATATCGCATCACCGCGCTCTCCCGGATCACATATCGAAATGTCTCCTGGGGGTATCAACTTCCTCGATGACAGAAACCTGATGAACAGCCACGGGAAGGCTCAGCCAGACGAGGAGGATGGCCCCTCAGCCGCTGACTACGATCCTACTGGAGACATGAAGGAGGATGAACGACGACATGAGCTCCGGCACGGAAACGTCGTACTTCATGGTGAGCAGCATCCCATTGCAACGGAACAACAGCCACAGGAAGATGTTCAAGAAGAGTCTACCGAAAAGACCGGcggtgatgacgacgatgatgacttcGATATGTTTGCGGAAGACTTTGACGAGGAAAAGTATGCCACAAAACCTGTCGAGCCGGTCGCGCCTATCGAGGGCGACGGCAAGGCCCCTGATGTCCCAGCTATCAAGGGAGGTATTCTCGAAGGTGACGACAAAGATGGCTACTACAAGATTCGTATCGGTGAAGTCTTGAATGGTCGGTATCAGATCCAGGCAGCACTGGGAAGGGGTATGTTCTCAGGGGTAGCCCGTGCCGTCGACATCACCACGAAGGAGCTCGTCGCTATCAAGATGATGCGAAACAATGATGCCCTCCGAAAGGGAGGATACACAGAGATTGCTATtctggagaagctcaacgagGCCGACCCTGAGGGTCGCAAGCACATCATCAAGTTTATCCGCCAGTTCGACTACAAGGGCCATCTGTGCATGGTATTCGAGAACCTGAGCATGAACCTGCGAGAGGTTTTGCGAAAGTTTGGTAACAATGTGGGTATCAATCTTGGAGCGACGCGAGCATACGCATACCAGATCTTTGTCGCTCTCGCGCACATGCGAAAGTGCAGTATCATTCATGCTGATCTCAAGCCGGACAACATCTTG GTAAACGAGAGTCACAACGTGCTAAAGATCTGTGATTTGGGTACGGCTATCGACAAGACGGATGCGGCGACAGCGCATATGGATGTCACTCCATACCTCGTCAGTCGATTCTATCGAGCGCCGGAGATTATTCTGGGCATTCCTTACGATTACGCCGTCGACATGTGGTCCATCGGCTGCACGTTGTATGAGATGTACACCGGCAAAATCCTCTTTGCTGGAGACAGCAACAATCAGATGCTCAAGGCAATTATGGAGATCAGAGGAAGGTTAACGCCGAAGTTGTTCAAGCGTGGTCAACTATCGCCAGCTCATTTCGACGACAAGGGACAATTCGTCAGCATCGAACGAGACAAGGTTCTCGGCAAG ACAACCGTCCGAACGATGGCGGTGGTAAAGCCAACTCGGGATCTACGGACAAGACTAATGGCTGCGTCGTCAGGGATGAATGACGCGGAAACGAGGGATCTGAACCACTTCATTGATCTCCTCGAGCACTGTCTTACACTCAATCCCGACAAAAGGATGAAGCCGGCTGATGCACTGCGCCATCCCTTCTTTACTACACGGGCGGGACATGTACGTCGGTAA
- a CDS encoding CMGC/DYRK/PRP4 protein kinase: MASSSDEGEIVENGAEDLKATSLQHTGGSSVDRQDRNKSRLSTPDHDSASRYSNGSRRTISPRGYKRSHDERDRDRDHYNSRPRDQGYRRNYEDSRCDDHRKPRGQYDDLDRPASRASNFSYGGRDRSRDRDNYRDGDRDRYSNKRPRNRSRSPQRSRPSDRGRFDRFVREGQYDRRDDGPRELKYDESTRNGGSMSKGTTVGEASRAQGHHAKPEQGLTNGHGTSKASQQEPAAQKEPERKSEPEPEPDYEEPEPFDEEAEIERRRKRREEILAKHSSATPLLLHAVGAAASKAHGASPASTTPDTPMRAQSDIESPRTPRSDIASPRSPGSHIEMSPGGINFLDDRNLMNSHGKAQPDEEDGPSAADYDPTGDMKEDERRHELRHGNVVLHGEQHPIATEQQPQEDVQEESTEKTGGDDDDDDFDMFAEDFDEEKYATKPVEPVAPIEGDGKAPDVPAIKGGILEGDDKDGYYKIRIGEVLNGRYQIQAALGRGMFSGVARAVDITTKELVAIKMMRNNDALRKGGYTEIAILEKLNEADPEGRKHIIKFIRQFDYKGHLCMVFENLSMNLREVLRKFGNNVGINLGATRAYAYQIFVALAHMRKCSIIHADLKPDNILVNESHNVLKICDLGTAIDKTDAATAHMDVTPYLVSRFYRAPEIILGIPYDYAVDMWSIGCTLYEMYTGKILFAGDSNNQMLKAIMEIRGRLTPKLFKRGQLSPAHFDDKGQFVSIERDKVLGKTTVRTMAVVKPTRDLRTRLMAASSGMNDAETRDLNHFIDLLEHCLTLNPDKRMKPADALRHPFFTTRAGHVRR, encoded by the exons ATGGCGTCGAGTTCGGACGAAGGCGAGATCGTCGAGAACGGCGCTGAAGATTTGAAGGCAACTTCACTGCAGCATACTGGAGGAAGCAGTGTTGACCGTCAAGACAGAAACAAAAGTAGACTTTCGACTCCGGATCACGATTCGGCTTCTAGATACAGCAACGGTTCACGACGAACCATTTCACCCCGTGGCTACAAGCGATCGCACGAcgaaagagacagagacaggGATCACTACAACTCCAGGCCTCGCGATCAAGGCTATCGCCGGAACTACGAGGATTCGCGATGTGACGACCATCGCAAGCCGCGAGGACAATACGATGACCTAGATCGACCTGCATCGCGCGCATCAAATTTCAGCTACGGGGGCCGCGATCGGAGCCGCGACCGAGACAACTACCGCGATGGAGACCGAGATCGGTATTCCAACAAACGACCTCGAAACAGGAGTCGCTCTCCTCAAAGATCCCGACCTTCGGATAGGGGCAGGTTTGATCGTTTTGTCAGAGAAGGCCAATACGATCGTCGCGACGATGGGCCGAGGGAACTTAAGTATGATGAAAGCACGAGAAATGGCGGTTCTATGTCCAAGGGAACGACTGTAGGAGAGGCTTCACGCGCCCAAGGACATCATGCTAAACCTGAACAAGGCCTTACAAATGGACATGGCACTTCCAAGGCTTCTCAGCA GGAGCCAGCAGCTCAGAAGGAACCCGAACGAAAATCGGAACCTGAGCCAGAGCCCGACTACGAAGAGCCAGAGCCTTTTGACGAAGAAGCTGAAATTGAGCGACGCCGCAAGCGACGTGAGGAGATTCTGGCTAAGCACAGTTCTGCAactcctctccttctccatgCTGTAGGTGCTGCTGCAAGTAAAGCTCACGGAGCTTCTCCTGCGTCCACCACGCCCGACACGCCCATGAGAGCACAGTCCGACATTGAAAGCCCCCGCACTCCCCGTTCAG ATATCGCATCACCGCGCTCTCCCGGATCACATATCGAAATGTCTCCTGGGGGTATCAACTTCCTCGATGACAGAAACCTGATGAACAGCCACGGGAAGGCTCAGCCAGACGAGGAGGATGGCCCCTCAGCCGCTGACTACGATCCTACTGGAGACATGAAGGAGGATGAACGACGACATGAGCTCCGGCACGGAAACGTCGTACTTCATGGTGAGCAGCATCCCATTGCAACGGAACAACAGCCACAGGAAGATGTTCAAGAAGAGTCTACCGAAAAGACCGGcggtgatgacgacgatgatgacttcGATATGTTTGCGGAAGACTTTGACGAGGAAAAGTATGCCACAAAACCTGTCGAGCCGGTCGCGCCTATCGAGGGCGACGGCAAGGCCCCTGATGTCCCAGCTATCAAGGGAGGTATTCTCGAAGGTGACGACAAAGATGGCTACTACAAGATTCGTATCGGTGAAGTCTTGAATGGTCGGTATCAGATCCAGGCAGCACTGGGAAGGGGTATGTTCTCAGGGGTAGCCCGTGCCGTCGACATCACCACGAAGGAGCTCGTCGCTATCAAGATGATGCGAAACAATGATGCCCTCCGAAAGGGAGGATACACAGAGATTGCTATtctggagaagctcaacgagGCCGACCCTGAGGGTCGCAAGCACATCATCAAGTTTATCCGCCAGTTCGACTACAAGGGCCATCTGTGCATGGTATTCGAGAACCTGAGCATGAACCTGCGAGAGGTTTTGCGAAAGTTTGGTAACAATGTGGGTATCAATCTTGGAGCGACGCGAGCATACGCATACCAGATCTTTGTCGCTCTCGCGCACATGCGAAAGTGCAGTATCATTCATGCTGATCTCAAGCCGGACAACATCTTG GTAAACGAGAGTCACAACGTGCTAAAGATCTGTGATTTGGGTACGGCTATCGACAAGACGGATGCGGCGACAGCGCATATGGATGTCACTCCATACCTCGTCAGTCGATTCTATCGAGCGCCGGAGATTATTCTGGGCATTCCTTACGATTACGCCGTCGACATGTGGTCCATCGGCTGCACGTTGTATGAGATGTACACCGGCAAAATCCTCTTTGCTGGAGACAGCAACAATCAGATGCTCAAGGCAATTATGGAGATCAGAGGAAGGTTAACGCCGAAGTTGTTCAAGCGTGGTCAACTATCGCCAGCTCATTTCGACGACAAGGGACAATTCGTCAGCATCGAACGAGACAAGGTTCTCGGCAAG ACAACCGTCCGAACGATGGCGGTGGTAAAGCCAACTCGGGATCTACGGACAAGACTAATGGCTGCGTCGTCAGGGATGAATGACGCGGAAACGAGGGATCTGAACCACTTCATTGATCTCCTCGAGCACTGTCTTACACTCAATCCCGACAAAAGGATGAAGCCGGCTGATGCACTGCGCCATCCCTTCTTTACTACACGGGCGGGACATGTACGTCGGTAA
- a CDS encoding CMGC/DYRK/PRP4 protein kinase yields MRAQSDIESPRTPRSDIASPRSPGSHIEMSPGGINFLDDRNLMNSHGKAQPDEEDGPSAADYDPTGDMKEDERRHELRHGNVVLHGEQHPIATEQQPQEDVQEESTEKTGGDDDDDDFDMFAEDFDEEKYATKPVEPVAPIEGDGKAPDVPAIKGGILEGDDKDGYYKIRIGEVLNGRYQIQAALGRGMFSGVARAVDITTKELVAIKMMRNNDALRKGGYTEIAILEKLNEADPEGRKHIIKFIRQFDYKGHLCMVFENLSMNLREVLRKFGNNVGINLGATRAYAYQIFVALAHMRKCSIIHADLKPDNILVNESHNVLKICDLGTAIDKTDAATAHMDVTPYLVSRFYRAPEIILGIPYDYAVDMWSIGCTLYEMYTGKILFAGDSNNQMLKAIMEIRGRLTPKLFKRGQLSPAHFDDKGQFVSIERDKVLGKTTVRTMAVVKPTRDLRTRLMAASSGMNDAETRDLNHFIDLLEHCLTLNPDKRMKPADALRHPFFTTRAGHVRR; encoded by the exons ATGAGAGCACAGTCCGACATTGAAAGCCCCCGCACTCCCCGTTCAG ATATCGCATCACCGCGCTCTCCCGGATCACATATCGAAATGTCTCCTGGGGGTATCAACTTCCTCGATGACAGAAACCTGATGAACAGCCACGGGAAGGCTCAGCCAGACGAGGAGGATGGCCCCTCAGCCGCTGACTACGATCCTACTGGAGACATGAAGGAGGATGAACGACGACATGAGCTCCGGCACGGAAACGTCGTACTTCATGGTGAGCAGCATCCCATTGCAACGGAACAACAGCCACAGGAAGATGTTCAAGAAGAGTCTACCGAAAAGACCGGcggtgatgacgacgatgatgacttcGATATGTTTGCGGAAGACTTTGACGAGGAAAAGTATGCCACAAAACCTGTCGAGCCGGTCGCGCCTATCGAGGGCGACGGCAAGGCCCCTGATGTCCCAGCTATCAAGGGAGGTATTCTCGAAGGTGACGACAAAGATGGCTACTACAAGATTCGTATCGGTGAAGTCTTGAATGGTCGGTATCAGATCCAGGCAGCACTGGGAAGGGGTATGTTCTCAGGGGTAGCCCGTGCCGTCGACATCACCACGAAGGAGCTCGTCGCTATCAAGATGATGCGAAACAATGATGCCCTCCGAAAGGGAGGATACACAGAGATTGCTATtctggagaagctcaacgagGCCGACCCTGAGGGTCGCAAGCACATCATCAAGTTTATCCGCCAGTTCGACTACAAGGGCCATCTGTGCATGGTATTCGAGAACCTGAGCATGAACCTGCGAGAGGTTTTGCGAAAGTTTGGTAACAATGTGGGTATCAATCTTGGAGCGACGCGAGCATACGCATACCAGATCTTTGTCGCTCTCGCGCACATGCGAAAGTGCAGTATCATTCATGCTGATCTCAAGCCGGACAACATCTTG GTAAACGAGAGTCACAACGTGCTAAAGATCTGTGATTTGGGTACGGCTATCGACAAGACGGATGCGGCGACAGCGCATATGGATGTCACTCCATACCTCGTCAGTCGATTCTATCGAGCGCCGGAGATTATTCTGGGCATTCCTTACGATTACGCCGTCGACATGTGGTCCATCGGCTGCACGTTGTATGAGATGTACACCGGCAAAATCCTCTTTGCTGGAGACAGCAACAATCAGATGCTCAAGGCAATTATGGAGATCAGAGGAAGGTTAACGCCGAAGTTGTTCAAGCGTGGTCAACTATCGCCAGCTCATTTCGACGACAAGGGACAATTCGTCAGCATCGAACGAGACAAGGTTCTCGGCAAG ACAACCGTCCGAACGATGGCGGTGGTAAAGCCAACTCGGGATCTACGGACAAGACTAATGGCTGCGTCGTCAGGGATGAATGACGCGGAAACGAGGGATCTGAACCACTTCATTGATCTCCTCGAGCACTGTCTTACACTCAATCCCGACAAAAGGATGAAGCCGGCTGATGCACTGCGCCATCCCTTCTTTACTACACGGGCGGGACATGTACGTCGGTAA
- a CDS encoding CMGC/DYRK/PRP4 protein kinase, with amino-acid sequence MASSSDEGEIVENGAEDLKATSLQHTGGSSVDRQDRNKSRLSTPDHDSASRYSNGSRRTISPRGYKRSHDERDRDRDHYNSRPRDQGYRRNYEDSRCDDHRKPRGQYDDLDRPASRASNFSYGGRDRSRDRDNYRDGDRDRYSNKRPRNRSRSPQRSRPSDRGRFDRFVREGQYDRRDDGPRELKYDESTRNGGSMSKGTTVGEASRAQGHHAKPEQGLTNGHGTSKASQQEPAAQKEPERKSEPEPEPDYEEPEPFDEEAEIERRRKRREEILAKHSSATPLLLHAVGAAASKAHGASPASTTPDTPMRAQSDIESPRTPRSGMSTASGGGILLTRGADIASPRSPGSHIEMSPGGINFLDDRNLMNSHGKAQPDEEDGPSAADYDPTGDMKEDERRHELRHGNVVLHGEQHPIATEQQPQEDVQEESTEKTGGDDDDDDFDMFAEDFDEEKYATKPVEPVAPIEGDGKAPDVPAIKGGILEGDDKDGYYKIRIGEVLNGRYQIQAALGRGMFSGVARAVDITTKELVAIKMMRNNDALRKGGYTEIAILEKLNEADPEGRKHIIKFIRQFDYKGHLCMVFENLSMNLREVLRKFGNNVGINLGATRAYAYQIFVALAHMRKCSIIHADLKPDNILVNESHNVLKICDLGTAIDKTDAATAHMDVTPYLVSRFYRAPEIILGIPYDYAVDMWSIGCTLYEMYTGKILFAGDSNNQMLKAIMEIRGRLTPKLFKRGQLSPAHFDDKGQFVSIERDKVLGKTTVRTMAVVKPTRDLRTRLMAASSGMNDAETRDLNHFIDLLEHCLTLNPDKRMKPADALRHPFFTTRAGHVRR; translated from the exons ATGGCGTCGAGTTCGGACGAAGGCGAGATCGTCGAGAACGGCGCTGAAGATTTGAAGGCAACTTCACTGCAGCATACTGGAGGAAGCAGTGTTGACCGTCAAGACAGAAACAAAAGTAGACTTTCGACTCCGGATCACGATTCGGCTTCTAGATACAGCAACGGTTCACGACGAACCATTTCACCCCGTGGCTACAAGCGATCGCACGAcgaaagagacagagacaggGATCACTACAACTCCAGGCCTCGCGATCAAGGCTATCGCCGGAACTACGAGGATTCGCGATGTGACGACCATCGCAAGCCGCGAGGACAATACGATGACCTAGATCGACCTGCATCGCGCGCATCAAATTTCAGCTACGGGGGCCGCGATCGGAGCCGCGACCGAGACAACTACCGCGATGGAGACCGAGATCGGTATTCCAACAAACGACCTCGAAACAGGAGTCGCTCTCCTCAAAGATCCCGACCTTCGGATAGGGGCAGGTTTGATCGTTTTGTCAGAGAAGGCCAATACGATCGTCGCGACGATGGGCCGAGGGAACTTAAGTATGATGAAAGCACGAGAAATGGCGGTTCTATGTCCAAGGGAACGACTGTAGGAGAGGCTTCACGCGCCCAAGGACATCATGCTAAACCTGAACAAGGCCTTACAAATGGACATGGCACTTCCAAGGCTTCTCAGCA GGAGCCAGCAGCTCAGAAGGAACCCGAACGAAAATCGGAACCTGAGCCAGAGCCCGACTACGAAGAGCCAGAGCCTTTTGACGAAGAAGCTGAAATTGAGCGACGCCGCAAGCGACGTGAGGAGATTCTGGCTAAGCACAGTTCTGCAactcctctccttctccatgCTGTAGGTGCTGCTGCAAGTAAAGCTCACGGAGCTTCTCCTGCGTCCACCACGCCCGACACGCCCATGAGAGCACAGTCCGACATTGAAAGCCCCCGCACTCCCCGTTCAGGTATGTCAACAGCATCTGGTGGAGGGATCTTATTGACCAGAGGTGCAGATATCGCATCACCGCGCTCTCCCGGATCACATATCGAAATGTCTCCTGGGGGTATCAACTTCCTCGATGACAGAAACCTGATGAACAGCCACGGGAAGGCTCAGCCAGACGAGGAGGATGGCCCCTCAGCCGCTGACTACGATCCTACTGGAGACATGAAGGAGGATGAACGACGACATGAGCTCCGGCACGGAAACGTCGTACTTCATGGTGAGCAGCATCCCATTGCAACGGAACAACAGCCACAGGAAGATGTTCAAGAAGAGTCTACCGAAAAGACCGGcggtgatgacgacgatgatgacttcGATATGTTTGCGGAAGACTTTGACGAGGAAAAGTATGCCACAAAACCTGTCGAGCCGGTCGCGCCTATCGAGGGCGACGGCAAGGCCCCTGATGTCCCAGCTATCAAGGGAGGTATTCTCGAAGGTGACGACAAAGATGGCTACTACAAGATTCGTATCGGTGAAGTCTTGAATGGTCGGTATCAGATCCAGGCAGCACTGGGAAGGGGTATGTTCTCAGGGGTAGCCCGTGCCGTCGACATCACCACGAAGGAGCTCGTCGCTATCAAGATGATGCGAAACAATGATGCCCTCCGAAAGGGAGGATACACAGAGATTGCTATtctggagaagctcaacgagGCCGACCCTGAGGGTCGCAAGCACATCATCAAGTTTATCCGCCAGTTCGACTACAAGGGCCATCTGTGCATGGTATTCGAGAACCTGAGCATGAACCTGCGAGAGGTTTTGCGAAAGTTTGGTAACAATGTGGGTATCAATCTTGGAGCGACGCGAGCATACGCATACCAGATCTTTGTCGCTCTCGCGCACATGCGAAAGTGCAGTATCATTCATGCTGATCTCAAGCCGGACAACATCTTG GTAAACGAGAGTCACAACGTGCTAAAGATCTGTGATTTGGGTACGGCTATCGACAAGACGGATGCGGCGACAGCGCATATGGATGTCACTCCATACCTCGTCAGTCGATTCTATCGAGCGCCGGAGATTATTCTGGGCATTCCTTACGATTACGCCGTCGACATGTGGTCCATCGGCTGCACGTTGTATGAGATGTACACCGGCAAAATCCTCTTTGCTGGAGACAGCAACAATCAGATGCTCAAGGCAATTATGGAGATCAGAGGAAGGTTAACGCCGAAGTTGTTCAAGCGTGGTCAACTATCGCCAGCTCATTTCGACGACAAGGGACAATTCGTCAGCATCGAACGAGACAAGGTTCTCGGCAAG ACAACCGTCCGAACGATGGCGGTGGTAAAGCCAACTCGGGATCTACGGACAAGACTAATGGCTGCGTCGTCAGGGATGAATGACGCGGAAACGAGGGATCTGAACCACTTCATTGATCTCCTCGAGCACTGTCTTACACTCAATCCCGACAAAAGGATGAAGCCGGCTGATGCACTGCGCCATCCCTTCTTTACTACACGGGCGGGACATGTACGTCGGTAA